The following proteins come from a genomic window of Montipora capricornis isolate CH-2021 chromosome 9, ASM3666992v2, whole genome shotgun sequence:
- the LOC138016299 gene encoding apelin receptor A-like, translating to MQRYEQYTATTVFVTPLYLLTIVLGSFGNALVIYSYVKDKGIQRSFYFLLANFAVADFLISAVFTPLLFAYRVHERAEFIGYTPLCEISLFTSMCCISLVYFIFPLMALHRKHVLSRSQHARLSMPQVCFAMSFFWCLSILSGVMMVVLARREFTDSGPAFLNMYRCLLINQSLDFYAQVFLGYSMTLTGLSTAITAVIYSQIYLSLPGNKSSEERQITKTCLWLVLLHTACWTPFSVLQVLAVFGTYTELHFNLHGMFSAIGVIGSAVAPCLYFAGIPYYRARVHYLFHGTILQHQK from the exons ATGCAGCGATACGAGCAGTATACCGCCACAACGGTTTTCGTCACGCCTTTGTATCTTTTAACTATCGTTCTGGGATCGTTCGGCAATGCCCTAGTGATATATTCCTATGTCAAGGACAAAGGCATTCAACGATCATTCTATTTCCTGCTCGCGAACTTTGCCGTTGCAGATTTCTTAATCAGCGCGGTATTCACTCCACTCCTGTTTGCCTATCGAGTTCACGAAAGAGCTGAATTCATTGGCTACACGCCATTATGCGAGATAAGTCTCTTTACTTCCATGTGCTGTATTTCCCTCGTGTACTTCATCTTCCCGTTGATGGCACTTCACAGAAAACACGTCTTGTCACGATCTCAGCATGCAAGGCTCTCAATGCCGCAAGTCTGTTTTGCGATGAGCTTCTTTTGGTGCCTGAGCATTTTGTCCGGTGTAATGATGGTTGTCTTGGCGCGCCGTGAGTTTACTGACAGTGGTCCTGCTTTCCTAAATATGTACCGCTGCCTGCTGATCAACCAGAGCCTAGATTTTTACGCGCAG GTGTTTCTCGGCTACTCAATGACGCTCACTGGCCTCTCCACTGCCATCACGGCAGTTATCTACAGCCAGATATACCTTTCTCTACCAGGAAACAAATCGAGTGAAGAGCGACAGATCACAAAGACATGTTTGTGGTTGGTCCTGTTGCACACTGCTTGCTGGACGCCATTTAGTGTGCTTCAAGTTTTGGCTGTTTTTGGTACCTATACAGAGCTTCATTTCAACCTACACGGTATGTTCTCTGCAATCGGTGTGATTGGTTCGGCAGTGGCACCGTGTTTGTACTTCGCTGGGATTCCTTATTACCGAGCACGTGTACACTACTTATTTCACGGGACGATTTTGCAACACCAGAAGTAA